AAAAAGTTTCGtgcaaaaatttttatttgttttgtcatataaaattcaacCTAACAATACTGAAATTataagtttattaatatttttatagggTTTTGATAAGAAGGAGGGAGGTGGTATTGAACTTATTTCGCATATAATTACTAAACAACTTCATATTCCTGTTTCGGTTTTAATGGGAGCAAATCTAGCTTCTGAAGTTGCCGAGGAAATGTTTTGTGAAACTACTATCGGTAAATATTTACTATGTATTTACAGAACAAATATCATATGTCTTTTAAGAATGACTTGTACTATTTGTTTGAATGGTCCCattaggaaaaaaaaattaatttctgtttgatattataaatgatattatattcacattcatataataatggtTATATTATAACTACATATGTAATGCatacatatagatatacgAGAAAAAGAATGGATGAAATCGTTCAAGTATCGTTTCATGTCTCAACGAATAGCGCATAATCTACTTTGTATTTGCACGCTCATGTAGGTAAAAATTAGGCAAGGAGAAAACATTTTGCTATGAACAAATAGAATGAAGCAACTCAAATTTTCCATACTTTTTGAGTAACTTAATCATTCCCTACTCTAATTAGTGTATATCTTAAATTCTGCAAATTGTAACCATAAAAACTTaaagaacatttttatatgcaATATTACAAGACAGCTTCTGACTATCTTtgtttatacattttcgaTTAAATCGAACTGTGAATGTTATatctttgttatttaatatctaGGTTGCAAGGACAAAAACATGGCTTCTATACTAAGGGATATAATACAAACGCCATACTTTAGAGTTGTAGTAGTTGAAGATGTTGATTCTGTCGAATGTTGTGGGGCATTGAAGGTAACTATATCATAATTTTTGCTTTTTCACATTTATGTTAAATAGATGAAATctcataaatataataaatctcaCAAATTTATCAGCTTAtcaaatcttttaaaaaaatcttaAAACTGCACTTTCCTTCTGTAATAGTAGAGATATCTTAAGTCATAAGATATTCACTTTAGATATAGGATATCTGAAATACGAGTAtcaacaaattattaataacaaaaaaaaatatttaggtgtaataatattttggtATATAATAGTGttgtgaaacaaaataaatatttttaatgatacatgataagtataataatatatgttgAAATGGTTAAGATTACAATAACATCCAGTTAAATGGTTCTGAACGATGttatttagtaataaatatcttttccaGTAAACAACATATCTATTATAAGCTGTTCATAAATACTTGCATATCTCAAACTTCAAAGTATACTCAGTCAAGAACTATGTATGTACTTGATTGATGATGAGTTCTATCATACGCTGCATGCGTCACTCGTCTATCGTTGATACATATTGCGCACGAATGAAATTGCGTAATCGCATATTTGCATTGTAAACTTAATTTTtctgtatatattaattatatatttcaatttataacaGAATATAGTAGCCTGCGCCGCTGGATTCGTGGATGGTCTAGGTTTGGGTGATAATACAAAAGCTGCTGTTATCAGATTAGGTCTTATGGAAATGATTAAGTTCGTAGATGTATTTTTCCCTGGAGGAAAACTTTCTACTTTCTTTGAAAGTTGTGGTGTGGCTGATCTTATCACTACTTGTTATGGCGGTCGCAATCGTAAAGTTTCTGAAGCTTTCGTAAAAACAGGCAAGGTCAGTCTttattaatatgtacatattaattaacatataAGTAGTaaggatataataaaaatttagttctaaaataaataaggcCTTAAAGTAGTACATATAACATAAAAAGTATGCTCATCGCATTGATTAACATTTTCATATCTCATGTTCCAGTCATAGTTCAACTATGTTATTTCCACAAACTACATAATAATGTACGCAGCagtatataacaaaattatacaattagaTACAGTAAACTATGATATAGAAAATGGTTATGCAATGATGTTCTTTTGAATTCTAATAGAATCGATTTCTACAACCGAATTTGCATTCCAATGACTCAGCCTCAATACGTTCAACACATTCTCATTGTCAGTGTTTCGAAGTCAGCGTAACCTAAACCTACTGACAAAGACAATGAATAGATTAGCGAGAATAAATAAGAAGTACTATGTTTCTCTCACTTGCCCCCGttaaatctatttttttcCTTGTCGACGGGCTTCAGAGTATATCTCGAAACTCGAGAGTATTTTAGGAATGAAATCGCTGTTATGTGAGAATTACAATTCAAGCCTCCTGACATATTATGATTAAACGAGCATTACTaggataatatattacatagaaaattatgttatgtattaattattttctttacagaCAATCGAAGAATTGGAGAAGGAAATGCTAAATGGACAAAAGTTACAAGGTCCGTTCACTGCTGAAGAGGTAAATTATATGCTAAAAGCGAAAGATATGGAAAGGAGATTTCCTCTTTTCACGGCCGTGCATAGGATTTGTACCGGTGAGATAAAGCCTGCGGAACTAATTGAATACATACGCTATCATCCAGAACACATGTAAGCTTAATTGTCTCCACTATATTTAATGGCGGATTAGTTTAAATACCTGatctttattttagaaattgttatagaacaacaaatattttatttgatatattgtaaaatttactttcGGAGCTAAAATCACATTAGTATACGGTCACATAAATATTAGGAATTCAAcgagaaaaatgttatataaatatgtaatatttatgagaTTTAATTGGACATCCTATACGAGGGATACGTGGGATCTAagcattaatttatttaaaaattaatattttactacaCATCTTTTgtcgtataataataaatgctCCGTTTAGCCATGGTCCTATTTACTTGTGTAGTTACATCTTCTGGTGTTAAAACCAATTGGTACATCTGTAAAAAGTAACTGAACACTAACctgataatatgtatattgtacataatACGTGTACATATTTGTAAATAGTTATCATGTATGTCGAAATTGAAAGGGCttatgtacaattttttcCAATGTTATATGCACATATATACGATGAAATG
This genomic window from Bombus fervidus isolate BK054 chromosome 5, iyBomFerv1, whole genome shotgun sequence contains:
- the Gpdh1 gene encoding glycerol-3-phosphate dehydrogenase 1; the protein is MADKQRVCIIGSGNWGSAIAKIVGANAAKLNNFEDRVTMYVYEETINGKKLTEIINETHENVKYLPGHKLPPNVIAVPDVVKAAEDADILIFVIPHQFINKICSTLLGKIKPTAVGLSLVKGFDKKEGGGIELISHIITKQLHIPVSVLMGANLASEVAEEMFCETTIGCKDKNMASILRDIIQTPYFRVVVVEDVDSVECCGALKNIVACAAGFVDGLGLGDNTKAAVIRLGLMEMIKFVDVFFPGGKLSTFFESCGVADLITTCYGGRNRKVSEAFVKTGKTIEELEKEMLNGQKLQGPFTAEEVNYMLKAKDMERRFPLFTAVHRICTGEIKPAELIEYIRYHPEHMDNDVNATILQLPSPRCRL